A genomic stretch from Bacteroidota bacterium includes:
- a CDS encoding magnesium chelatase, which produces MSNSPAINTLGELIAAGYTPKSIKQELRDNLLARLRAKTPLFDGIIGYQDTVIPDLERAILSRHNINLLGLRGQAKTRIARLMVNLLDEWIPVVKGSELNDDPLQPLSRYARDLVAEKGNATPIEWMHRSERFAEKLATPDVSVADLIGDVDPIKAANMKLNYSDERVIHYGIIPRANRCIFVINELPDLQARIQVALFNILQEGDIQIRGFKLRLPLDIQFVFTANPEDYTNRGSIVTPLKDRIGSQILTHYPKDLETAKQITQQEARARQDAAAVIHVPDAALSMLEQIGFEARESEFIDAKSGVSARLSISAYENLISAAERRAVINGEAETMVRLTDFAAVIPAITGKVEMVYEGEQEGAAGVAKHLIGKAIRTLFPTYFPSPEKLKRKTETSPYQPIIDWFGEGNTLDLTSDMPARTYAAALSVVDGLDELVSKHYPAAEGMQKLFLMELVLHGLSEFSRLNRSSLESGARFGDLMGAMLGGE; this is translated from the coding sequence GTGAGCAACTCACCCGCTATCAATACCCTCGGCGAACTTATTGCCGCCGGATACACACCAAAATCAATAAAACAGGAACTCCGCGATAACCTGCTTGCACGACTAAGAGCAAAAACACCTTTGTTTGATGGTATTATCGGCTATCAGGATACGGTGATTCCTGATCTGGAGCGTGCCATACTTTCGCGGCATAATATTAACCTGCTTGGTTTGCGCGGACAGGCCAAAACGCGTATTGCGCGGCTTATGGTGAATTTGCTGGATGAATGGATTCCGGTGGTAAAAGGCTCGGAACTGAATGATGATCCGCTGCAACCGCTTTCGCGCTATGCGCGCGATCTGGTGGCCGAAAAAGGAAACGCCACACCCATTGAATGGATGCACCGCAGCGAACGTTTTGCCGAAAAACTGGCCACGCCTGATGTATCGGTAGCCGATCTGATTGGAGATGTGGACCCGATTAAAGCCGCCAACATGAAACTGAATTACAGCGATGAACGCGTGATTCACTACGGCATTATTCCCCGCGCCAACCGGTGCATTTTCGTAATCAACGAGCTGCCCGATTTACAGGCACGTATTCAGGTGGCCTTGTTTAATATTCTGCAGGAAGGCGATATTCAGATACGCGGATTCAAGCTGCGCCTGCCGCTTGATATTCAGTTTGTGTTTACGGCCAATCCGGAAGATTACACCAACCGGGGCTCGATTGTGACGCCGCTTAAAGACCGTATCGGCAGCCAGATACTTACGCATTATCCGAAGGATCTGGAAACAGCCAAGCAGATTACGCAGCAGGAAGCCCGCGCAAGGCAGGATGCCGCTGCAGTGATTCATGTGCCCGATGCCGCGCTGAGCATGCTCGAGCAGATTGGCTTTGAAGCACGCGAAAGCGAGTTTATTGATGCCAAGAGCGGTGTATCGGCGCGTTTAAGTATATCGGCCTACGAAAACCTGATCAGTGCGGCCGAGCGCCGGGCGGTAATAAACGGCGAGGCCGAAACCATGGTGCGCCTTACTGATTTTGCCGCCGTAATTCCGGCCATTACCGGCAAGGTGGAAATGGTGTATGAAGGTGAACAGGAAGGCGCAGCCGGTGTGGCCAAACACCTTATCGGAAAAGCCATACGCACACTCTTCCCCACCTATTTCCCCTCGCCCGAAAAACTAAAAAGAAAAACCGAAACAAGCCCGTACCAACCCATTATCGACTGGTTTGGCGAAGGCAATACGCTTGATCTGACAAGTGATATGCCCGCGCGTACATATGCTGCCGCACTGAGTGTAGTGGACGGACTGGATGAACTCGTTTCGAAACATTATCCTGCTGCCGAAGGCATGCAAAAGCTGTTTCTGATGGAACTGGTGCTGCACGGACTTTCGGAGTTTTCGCGGCTCAACCGCAGTTCACTTGAGTCGGGTGCGCGTTTCGGCGATCTGATGGGTGCCATGCTGGGCGGGGAGTAA
- a CDS encoding CYTH domain-containing protein: protein MAIEIERKFLLRSTRWQQHPDLSVTHIRQGYLVSDAGRTVRVRWRNGKGYLTVKGKPESGSIARMEYEYEIPGTEAEALLQLCKPPLIEKKRWLLPAGNHTWEIDIFEGENNGLCVAEIELVNEHETFEKPDWLGEEVTHDGRYSNAALSRVPYSQW, encoded by the coding sequence ATGGCAATTGAAATAGAACGCAAATTCCTGCTCCGTAGCACCCGCTGGCAGCAGCATCCCGACCTGAGCGTTACACATATCCGTCAGGGCTACCTCGTAAGTGATGCCGGCCGTACCGTGCGCGTACGCTGGCGAAACGGCAAAGGCTACCTCACCGTAAAAGGCAAACCCGAATCAGGCAGCATTGCACGCATGGAATATGAATACGAAATTCCCGGCACCGAAGCCGAAGCCCTGCTGCAACTCTGCAAACCGCCGCTCATTGAAAAAAAACGCTGGCTCCTGCCCGCCGGAAATCATACGTGGGAAATAGACATCTTTGAAGGCGAAAACAACGGACTCTGCGTAGCCGAAATCGAACTGGTAAACGAACACGAAACGTTTGAAAAACCCGACTGGCTGGGCGAGGAAGTTACTCACGACGGGCGCTATTCAAACGCAGCACTCAGCCGCGTGCCTTACTCACAATGGTAA
- a CDS encoding DUF4846 domain-containing protein, with the protein MNNSFALLFSAVLSTSIVSCSDAGSTPASYTYAGVPDSLPDDPAQRYCWPGADTSKAEICTRFAVPEGYKRVKANDGSFAVWLRHLPLLPNGTPVLLHNGQPKRNQNAHVAVVNVDPGKADLQQCADAVMRLRAEYLFAQQRYSEIAFNFTSGDRCAYLSWCKGERIDTRKPGKRLQNGSKAAVGEYTAFRRYLNDVFMYAGTLSLSREMKSVSADSMQIGDVFIKGGSPGHACIVADMAVNAKGEKVFLLLQSYMPAQNIQVLRNPDEAGNSPWYPLDFGHLLITPEWEFVRSQLMRF; encoded by the coding sequence ATGAATAACAGCTTTGCCCTTTTATTTTCAGCTGTACTGAGTACTTCCATCGTTTCCTGCTCCGATGCAGGTTCCACACCCGCATCTTACACCTATGCAGGTGTGCCCGACTCGCTTCCTGATGATCCTGCCCAACGCTACTGCTGGCCCGGCGCCGATACGTCAAAGGCTGAAATCTGCACACGCTTTGCCGTGCCCGAAGGCTATAAACGTGTAAAAGCAAATGACGGATCCTTTGCTGTCTGGCTGCGGCACTTGCCGCTGCTGCCCAACGGCACACCGGTGTTGCTGCACAACGGACAACCCAAACGAAATCAGAATGCGCATGTGGCCGTGGTGAATGTTGATCCCGGTAAAGCCGATTTACAGCAGTGTGCGGATGCGGTGATGCGTTTACGCGCCGAATACCTTTTTGCACAACAACGTTACAGCGAAATCGCATTCAACTTTACCAGCGGCGACCGTTGCGCTTATCTTTCCTGGTGTAAAGGCGAACGCATTGATACCCGCAAACCGGGTAAACGACTGCAAAACGGGAGCAAAGCCGCAGTAGGCGAATACACCGCTTTTCGCCGCTACCTCAACGACGTGTTTATGTATGCAGGCACGCTCTCGCTTAGCCGCGAAATGAAATCCGTTTCAGCTGATTCGATGCAGATCGGCGATGTATTTATCAAAGGCGGCTCACCCGGACACGCCTGCATCGTGGCCGATATGGCTGTAAATGCAAAAGGCGAAAAAGTGTTTCTGCTGCTGCAAAGCTACATGCCCGCACAAAATATTCAGGTACTCCGAAATCCCGATGAAGCCGGAAACAGTCCGTGGTATCCGCTTGATTTTGGTCATTTACTGATTACACCGGAGTGGGAATTTGTACGGAGTCAGCTGATGAGGTTTTAA